One window of Mauremys mutica isolate MM-2020 ecotype Southern chromosome 20, ASM2049712v1, whole genome shotgun sequence genomic DNA carries:
- the NXNL1 gene encoding nucleoredoxin-like protein 1 has protein sequence MVSLFTGKILITNNKDCDEVDTERELSQRLDNKVMLLYFGSGECPRCQEFSPVLKDFFVRLTDEFYVERASQLVLVYVSQDETEEKQEKFLKTMPKRWLFLPFQDEFKRELKLRFAVSDTPVVVVLKPSGEVIAGNAVEEIRCLGTACFRNWQEAAELVDRSFLLAEDFDDLAKRSITDPIHRLKYKLDKKTRKKEREEVLCPDMEL, from the exons ATGGTTTCGCTTTTTACTGGGAAGATCCTGATTACAAACAACAAGGACTGTGATGAAGTGGACACTGAGCGTGAACTTAGCCAGAGACTGGATAACAAAGTGATGCTGCTGTATTTTGGATCTGGTGAATGCCCTCGATGCCAGGAGTTTTCACCTGTCCTCAAAGATTTCTTTGTGAGACTCACTGATGAATTTTATGTGGAAAGGGCTTCCCAGCTGGTCCTGGTGTACGTGTCTCAGGATGAGACAGAGGAGAAGCAAGAAAAGTTCCTGAAGACCATGCCAAAAAGGTGGCTGTTCTTACCATTCCAGGATGAGTTCAAAAG GGAGCTGAAGTTGAGGTTTGCTGTGTCCGACACACCTGTAGTGGTGGTGCTGAAGCCAAGCGGGGAGGTGATTGCTGGGAACGCTGTGGAGGAGATCAGGTGCTTGGGCACTGCTTGTTTCAGGAACTGGCAAGAGGCCGCTGAGCTGGTTGACAGGAGCTTTCTCTTGGCAGAGGACTTTGATGACTTGGCCAAGAGGAGCATCACCGATCCAATCCACCGCCTCAAGTACAAGCTGGACAAGAAgacaaggaaaaaggagagagaggaagtgCTCTGTCCTGATATGGAAT